Below is a window of Gossypium hirsutum isolate 1008001.06 chromosome A12, Gossypium_hirsutum_v2.1, whole genome shotgun sequence DNA.
ccacgttaaatttgtgtgtttaatttctcaatttattttgttatttttaaatgttcGTTGCTTAaatcgggtcgatcctaacagACCCAAAATAGCAAGTGGTGCCCCAACCCAACAACCAACACCTCAAGCCCCGTGTCGCAATGCCATTTCACCAAGTTGCGATGTTGTTGTTCGTGTATTGTGGGTTCGTTTATTGTTTTAAAACTAAGATAGAAGGCTACTTCCGTACTTTTTGAGTATTTAAGTCTAAATTAAGTTTGTAACTTTAGTTGGAAGTCAACTAAAATTCCATAACTCTATAAATAAGATCTTAGAAAAGAGACGAATCATCTCCGCtctcaaatttaattctatttatgttttattttcccATGGATTATTGAACTCCTCTTTTCTAATTGAAGTAATATTCAAAATTCGATTCTATAAGCTTGTGAGATTAAATTGCTCTTaatatttctttgttctttagtaTTTGTGTGTCTAGTTTAATTATAATCGTTCAAGTTTGTTAAATATTCAATTGGTATTTTATAACTTAGAATGATTACTTTGTCAATTAGATAATTAATCGATCAATTGATTTCTAATATTTCTTACGAATGCATGATTATATGTAGTGTAGGCATGCGatctaacttaaataaattttaattatgcatTTGCTAGTTAGAATTGTGTTTCTTTCATTCTCAAGGCTACGATAAATTAAGTTCCAGAGCGATTGTTGTAGGATTGTTTTATAATAAGAAAAGCAATTAATGGCAGCTGTCTTGATTATCGAGAAAATAAGAGATTAGGTTAATTACCATGTGATCATCAGTAActataattgatttattaaaaaaatattgaaattcatcTTTGCATCAATTAAGTTCTAGAGTTTtcctcattttattttttatattttttattatttttacattgttTTACttctaattttagttttttaattctaaatccattatttattttaattttacttatttgttaaataaataaaattatcatcgATCTCTCTGAATACGACCTTGTGTGTCGTTTTCTactaattcatctttttcaagTAGGTTTTATTTTTGACGACTTCAATAATCTTACATTAAAACACTATATGTAACACAATCTAAGATTATATCATGTCTTtaactaaaaatttatataaaatttttaattttcaagtgataatgtgatacaatttatatttttcaagttcaaGGATTAAAATGAATTAACTTGTCAAGTTCAGGTGTCaacgtaaataaaaaaatatataagtatcaaATTAGACCTAATTGCTAAATTCAGGACCAAAACTCATATTatcccttaaaataaatttaatttcaaataaaaaattatgttaaaatttattttagtacaaattaaaaactaaaagcTTATTTAAACAGGTTAAAAAgaacaacattttttttttttgcttaaatatGCTCAATTATAATCACTCATCGGGCATCCAGACATCAAGGCTCGTAAGTCAACCGAACCCGAACAAAGATCATTGTCAACCGAGCCCGCGGTTTAATGGAAGGAGATAGGGTCCTGGTACTCTCATAGAGTGCCAATCCCACCTCAAATCTACCCCATTTAATAATCTTATCATAAAATCCGagtcaatttaattcaattctaagtCAGCAACTGCAAGTACCTCTGCATGTTTTCTTTTTACCATCATGATTCATGCATGAGTCATTTTACATGCAAGGTTCATATAAAAATCTAGGTTTTTACCTCTGGTTTTGGTTGTTGTTGTCAACTTTTCTGTAGATCAACAACTATGACGCTGATGTTATCCAAGCTTTTTCGTCCAAGAGCCAACCGAGTAAGCAGTGCAGCGGCAAGTACACTGCGAGAAGGGTATAATGCTTCAGTCCCGTCGTCTTTTTGGTTTGATCGTCCTGCGTTGAATACACTGTTGTTTCCTTCTTTAAGACATTCATGTGCAACCTCGCAAGCCAAGTCGCTAGATAGAACATCCCATAAACCATCACTTGCAAGGATTAAGCACTCGTCTTCTGGTTGTCTCTTTGTGAATGTTATCTCAGGTTCCGATGATACAACCGGTTTTAGGTATTTGTCACCTGCTCAGAATCATAAAAGGTTAAAAAGAGAAAGCATCCATGGTATTTGATGCCAGAGCACGGGCAAATAAAATCCAATGGTGCTTTCGTCTTTTGTGTTAAACAAATCGCCTTGAACTTTGGGATCGAAAAATTAGCCACCTCCAACATGGTTAGGGCTATGACCTAATGTGTTTCTTATGGAAGTACGAGGACATTATCATCATCAACTCTCAACAACAACGCATTACAGAAACAAATTTGAATGCAAATCCAGTAATGACTTCACAATTGTAAGATCATTAGAAAGATCTTTTATTTGAAAATGGAACCTATATCGTATGCTTTGGTTGGTTTTAAGGCATATAACAAGTTTGACACTCTCCAGCAGTGAGAACAGAGAAAAAGTGAAGCAAATACATGACAAAAGAAAACAATACTGCAATGCCTTCCACAACAATTAATGGTGATAGAACGTACCCGGATGAGGAAGAAATCCAATAACACATAAAGATATATTGCAATGCAATACCCCATTTTTATAGAAGCCATAGCTTCCGCAACAATTAATGTTAATACGAGTAAAGCATAAATCAGAATGATAATAAATGGAGAATTTGGCAGGTACTTTTATTATAGAGACTGGATCAAGTCAGTCCCTAAACGattaaatggataaatttaatcattatactattaaaaagaatcaactaAGACCAAGTTTCAATACTGTTAACAATTACTGTTCAAAAATATGGATTACTGTTTAAGAGAGTTAGTATTTTGAAAGCCATTTATGATTCTACAAATTGATTCTGTTGTTTGGAATTGAATGGTAAATGAAGAAATAAATTTCATGTCATTTTTTAAACCATAAATGTTAGcctttattagattttttttaatagtattaaATTAGGGCTTAATTTGATATAATCTGTATAACATAGATTTCAAGGATAATAAACTGTTAAAGCTAGAGAGAAAAAAGGTTACCTATTGCCCTGGACATCGCAAGAATGCCTTCAACTCGTGCTCCATTAACAAAGATAACCCGACCTCCAGCAGCTTCAATCCGTGCAAGTTCATCTGGTCTGTCAGGCTGAAAAAGTGAAACCAATGTAGAAAATATGATCAAATAGTACTTCATTTTAttggaagagaaaaaaaagaatacGAAAACAAtagttttatgtttaaaaatgtcAATAAAGAATTTCATCAATTGAAAAGACAGACACCTGTTCAGAGAATATCTTATTAATTAGTATTATCGACTACAGCTAGTTAATATCTTTtagttataactttataaaagaaTCAATAAACTAAAGATTTCTTAATATAAATcacaaatttaaaaaagttaaaattatatataacatTCCAATAAGATTATAAAAAAAGGTCAAAAGTGATAACTTATTTGGCAGTttataatatttgattatttttctaAGTACCAGATGTCAGCGAAATGTTGGGGATTGCCCACACACCATCAAAGCTCGAAGACAATGGCAAAAAAACAAAAAGCGAACCTTATGATCGAAACTTAGGGGTATTGCCTTCCCGCCGCGATAGAGGACGGCACGTGAATCACCGCAATTGGCGACGACGATGTGCTCCGGCGTTAACAAGACTACCACGGCGGTTGATCCACCGAGGGCCACCTCCATCGAGTGGCATCCACAATGGTGTCCCACGCTCCCGCACGCGCACGTGTTTGTCGCCACCGCATCCATTCTCTCAAAGCTCCTTTTCATCGAGCTTCGCCACCTCTTTTCACGCTCCTCCTCCCCCGCCGCCGCAGCCTCTTGTGAGCTGCCGTCTCTCCCGCGCTCGCTCTCTCTCGTGCAACCCACTCGCATCAATTCTTCCTCTACGAACACGTGCATCTTTTCCCTGCACAGTGCTGCCACCTGCAGAGGGAAAAAAAGATTTTAGAAAGCTATACTCAGAAATCAGATTGTAAACTGACAAATTTACCCCTACGATAAACCTGCCCATCTCTGCTGCTATGGACAAAAAAGAGCAAGCGAGCGCCATTTTTTTAATCTGGaaccttctttttattttcaaaattctttaatttaaaaaattaaatattaatacatTAAAGCTTTACATGAGGGCCACCATGACCGTCATAAACAGCGAAGAAATGAACAGGTCTCCGACGATTAATATCAGGCCGGCAGAGTTCAGTCCGAACAGAAATAGCATCCTCCATCTCACGTGATCTCCCGGAAATCGACATAGTTCCGTAAACCGGCCCGTTATTCAATTCCGCTCTCGACTTCCGGGCCATAGATTCCTCCTCGCCAGAAGAACTATGCATACTGTTAGTCACTAACAGATCACCGGCTTCCAGCACATGTAGCCGCTTCCCTTCACGACCGCAATCTGAACTCTCCGCAGGATCCTCCGTTGGGCCCAGACTCCGTAACGCTCCCGATGCCGAGACAGCAGCATGCCTCCTCATCTCAATCCTTCTTCGCCGTCGTTGCCGGCACTTCGCCGGCGTATCTTCATCTTCATCGCTCAGCATTCTCCTATAAACCTCCGTCATTGAAAATCTCCTCCGCCTaacattattcaataaaaatcccCCTTAATTTCTCAATCAtcacaaaaccaaaaaaaaaaaatacaaaggaaacGAGAAGGACAACACAGTGTatattttcatttgttcaaaactTATTTGAAacgtataataaaaaaaaatggcaACGTGTAACGTTACGTTCTATTTCTCGTGTAACTTGTAAGCCTTCTACTGGGTAAAGCCAGCATCATGCGAAACTGCCCCTGTTGCCCGAAACACTACCCGTTACCAACCACTATTTGTTTCACTCATGACACGTGCATAACCCAGAAGGACTTTATCTTCCCGTTGAAACGTTAATTTCATGTCTCGTCAATTTCGCGTATCGCGATATATTTGTGGGAAAAAAACGTTTGCTTGGATACTGGAGAGGGTGACACGTATAGGGGAAGCTCCTATAAGTGGCGGCCCCGACCTGTTCGAAATGAAGCAAGTAGGGATGCTGAAAATTTGACACGTGTATATTAATAAAAGTTAGCAGGATGGGCCCTCATGGAATACGTTTTCACTTTCaaatgttcttttcttttttctctctcctGAAATTGCGCGACCTCGACACACGTGGCGGAATGTGAAGTAACCAGCGCCGCGCAGGTGGTCTGGTGTGGTCCATCCTTGACAGGTTGAGAAAAAGGAAGTGTTGTCCCTTAAACAAAGCTAAGCGTCACAGGCGACTGCGGTCGGCAAAGCTATTTCCGGCgagggattttttttttcatttgtatttgtttatcgaatttaaaatattaataaattatatgattCAACCTTTCGACTAATAAGCGAATTTTagtacttatattttttattcattttaacaattaaatttaataattaagtaaatattaatctttaagctttaaaaatataaaagttagcATTATAAAATCGTGTCacaatatcatttaaaaataaaattatataaacttttaagTGATAACCAGATACAATCTTAAAGTattatatttaatgttttaataattaaattgtggGTTGAACATGTCTGACCATCAATTTTTGATACATCATGTGTAATTATATGCATAAGCCTTTGACTCTTATCATATGCATTGCCATGTTTAAGGTATAATTCAGTTCGTTAACTTTAGTCTAGATCGTAGTAGTTCTCAATTCATTTAtgctgtaataatttaattttattttgtgatTATTCAGACATTTTATTTGTGCTgaactaatttaatatttatgattacTTTCACATATATTTGTACTTTAATTACAGTATACTTGTAACACTTTAAACatcatataaaattcattttttttttgaaaaaaaagtttgTTTATTATCTagttgttatataattattttttgagaaattttatataattatgatATTCATATTGTTTGTGTTTATTTTATCtacaatataataattaatatttattttacttactttgtatttaaaaatatgtttttattttgttattaataattaaatttataattattttttactatgTAGAATTATATCTACAcaatatttcaattatatttttataaatatgctTAAAAATATGGTTTAATATTTGTGAATAAAGTCATGAAACATTTAGGaataagttaatttaattaaaaaataattcaaatacaCTTAAAGTTTTCGTAATTTTCATTGCTCAATATTTATTTCaaagaatttaatttatatattattcgaATTTAAAAAGACGATTTTAAGggttaatattttaaaaagtcaaaaaagctacaaagtattttttttaaatgccaaatttaatcaaagaatttaaataatttaataaaaaagaagggaaaatctCAACATAGACACCCcattcaatcaaatttagttgatTTACTGTCACATTTTCAACCAGAAATTGCATGTGACTTTTCTCCTATACGGTTTGCAAGATTTTCAACATTGTCGAGACGCTCGAAGTTGGAAGTACATAAAAACCGGGGCGGGATTGGGGACACGTGTTAGCCATGTGGGAGTGCTGTCAGACATAAATCGGTGACCAATGGGTCCACTGATTATGTCGTTAGTGCCTTTTTTCTTACCCATTCGATGAAAGCATGAGCTGTAAATTGGACACGTGATAACTTGaggtttattttttctttgatcGAAGTGGTAGCGTGAGTTGGAGTGGGAAATTGGTCAATAAAATTCGGCATGTGGGGATACGTCATACGTCCCTTATTTCatttcaaatcaattcaacatgatcaatttatctaaaatttaagaaatttaattttaacgttttttaattaaaatgtgatttaatccaaaattaaaacatcatctATTTTTAAGTAAGCTCTAAATTAgtggtaaatttatatttttaatttaaaaattataaaataattattcaactacttaaatttttttatttaagttacttaaaattttttatttaagttacttggctgttatgtttttttaagtttaattagtAACCTCTAATTGATGATTTGAAAATCAATATAGTGGATCAGTACCTATCGATGAGTAAGAGAGCATTATTTAGATTTAAGTTAATCTAACAGTCAATGTCGAAAATTTAAGAAGAAagttttttggatttttattcgCAGATTCGTGACGTTCAAAACTATTTCATGTAAAAAAAGAATcgaattgtagaagagaagagaaaaaaaaatttcaattggtGTAAGCGAtgtatacaaaaaaaaatcatataacaaCTATTTTTACAATTCAATAACTTAAACAAACTAATAGTTGACATTCGAAAATAACCTTAATcattaaacacattaattaaaaatatgcgatggaatttaaatttgaaatatttactTGCTAATAAGATTTTAGCACGATTtagcaaattttaattattaaagttttaacATCATtgtttttagtatttaaaattttatttttttctatatttaaaatcaattttaatagGAATGaagtaaataaacttaaacaggttttattataaaaatatagcaaattaaataattatttaaaagaataacgtggttttttaatttttaaaaaagtatggTGTTGTTTTCTCTTAAAGAGTGATATCGCCATGTCAGATAAATAATTTTTGTCACActttaaattaagaaaatttcaaattgtcTCGTATAACACTTATAATAAATATGTTA
It encodes the following:
- the LOC107931062 gene encoding probable protein phosphatase 2C 75 produces the protein MTEVYRRMLSDEDEDTPAKCRQRRRRRIEMRRHAAVSASGALRSLGPTEDPAESSDCGREGKRLHVLEAGDLLVTNSMHSSSGEEESMARKSRAELNNGPVYGTMSISGRSREMEDAISVRTELCRPDINRRRPVHFFAVYDGHGGPHVAALCREKMHVFVEEELMRVGCTRESERGRDGSSQEAAAAGEEEREKRWRSSMKRSFERMDAVATNTCACGSVGHHCGCHSMEVALGGSTAVVVLLTPEHIVVANCGDSRAVLYRGGKAIPLSFDHKPDRPDELARIEAAGGRVIFVNGARVEGILAMSRAIGDKYLKPVVSSEPEITFTKRQPEDECLILASDGLWDVLSSDLACEVAHECLKEGNNSVFNAGRSNQKDDGTEALYPSRSVLAAALLTRLALGRKSLDNISVIVVDLQKS